In one Massilia endophytica genomic region, the following are encoded:
- the rimO gene encoding 30S ribosomal protein S12 methylthiotransferase RimO, with protein sequence MQSQPISRIQKPGSEGTPASTGPAPKVGFVSLGCPKALVDSEQILTQLRAEGYETAKSYDGADLVIVNTCGFIDAAVQESLDAIGEALAENGKVIVTGCLGAKKDAEGRDLIQSIHPKVLAVTGPHAVGEVMAEVHTHLPKPHEPFIDLLPPQGIKLTPKHYAYLKISEGCNHRCSFCIIPSMRGDLVSRPIAELMLEAENLFKAGVKELLVISQDTSAYGVDVKFRSGFWNGRPVKTHMTQLTEALGELAKQYGAWVRLHYVYPYPHVDQIIPMMSGGHILPYLDVPLQHAHPDVLKRMKRPASGEKNLERIQAWRAMNPDLVIRSTFIAGFPGETEAEFEYLLDFLKEAQIDRLGCFAYSPVEGATANELENPVPEEVREERRGRVMLLQEEISRKRLQAKVGKTIRVLIDELTPSGAIGRSAADAPEIDGVVHVKKPFEPHKKLAVGQFYDVEITRADAHDLWGEA encoded by the coding sequence ATGCAATCCCAACCCATTTCCCGTATCCAGAAGCCCGGCTCCGAAGGCACGCCTGCGAGCACCGGCCCAGCGCCGAAAGTCGGTTTCGTGTCGCTCGGCTGCCCCAAGGCGCTTGTCGACTCCGAACAGATCCTGACCCAGCTGCGCGCTGAAGGCTACGAGACCGCAAAGTCCTACGACGGCGCGGACCTGGTGATTGTGAACACTTGCGGCTTCATCGACGCCGCCGTGCAGGAATCGCTGGACGCCATCGGCGAGGCGCTGGCCGAAAACGGCAAGGTGATCGTCACCGGCTGCCTGGGCGCGAAGAAGGACGCGGAAGGCCGCGACCTGATCCAGTCCATCCACCCGAAGGTGCTGGCCGTGACCGGCCCGCATGCGGTCGGCGAGGTGATGGCCGAGGTGCATACGCACCTTCCCAAGCCGCACGAGCCCTTCATCGATCTGCTGCCGCCGCAGGGCATCAAGCTCACGCCCAAGCACTACGCCTACCTGAAGATTTCCGAAGGCTGCAATCACCGCTGCTCGTTCTGCATCATCCCGTCCATGCGCGGCGACCTGGTTTCGCGCCCCATCGCGGAGCTGATGCTGGAAGCGGAAAACCTGTTCAAGGCAGGCGTGAAGGAACTGCTGGTGATCTCGCAGGACACCTCGGCCTATGGCGTGGACGTGAAGTTCCGCTCGGGCTTCTGGAACGGCCGCCCGGTGAAAACCCACATGACACAGCTCACCGAAGCCCTGGGTGAACTGGCCAAGCAGTACGGCGCCTGGGTGCGCCTGCACTACGTCTACCCATATCCGCACGTGGACCAGATCATTCCAATGATGAGCGGCGGCCATATCCTGCCTTACCTGGACGTGCCGCTGCAGCACGCGCATCCCGATGTGCTGAAGCGCATGAAGCGTCCCGCTTCCGGCGAGAAGAACCTCGAACGCATCCAGGCATGGCGCGCCATGAATCCTGACCTCGTGATCCGCTCCACCTTCATCGCCGGCTTCCCCGGCGAGACCGAGGCGGAATTCGAGTACCTGCTGGACTTCCTGAAGGAAGCCCAGATCGACCGCCTGGGCTGCTTTGCCTACTCGCCGGTGGAAGGCGCCACCGCCAACGAACTGGAAAACCCGGTGCCGGAAGAAGTGCGTGAAGAGCGCCGCGGCCGCGTCATGCTGCTGCAGGAGGAAATCTCCCGCAAGCGCCTGCAGGCCAAGGTGGGCAAGACCATCAGGGTGCTGATCGACGAACTGACCCCGAGCGGCGCCATCGGCCGTTCCGCTGCCGACGCGCCCGAGATCGACGGCGTGGTGCATGTGAAGAAGCCTTTCGAACCGCACAAGAAGCTGGCCGTGGGCCAGTTCTACGACGTTGAAATCACCCGCGCCGATGCGCACGACCTGTGGGGCGAGGCCTGA
- a CDS encoding cystathionine beta-lyase, giving the protein MEKKALQTALVHSDYTPPEGFAAFPAAIHHASTILFKNVAALRSGDWKEKNAYTYGLHGTPTTFTLEARIAEIEGGERCLLAPSGLAAIAMIDFAVLKTGDDILLPDNIYNPNRVLGNWLQEAFNITARYYDPMIGAGIAQMIQPNTKLIWTEAPGSVSMEVPDLRAICAAAKEKGVLVALDNTWSAGLALRPFELGVDISMQALTKYQSGGSDVLMGAVITRDRELHEKIANSHMRLGLGVGADDAYLVMRGLPTMKLRFEAHDAGALKVAAWLKQRPEISRMLHPAFEDCPGHEVWKRDFTGAGGLFSVLFDARFSEEQTDRFVDSLRLFKIGYSWGGANSLCIPYRIQAMRRNWQDGGTLVRFYIGLEDPADLIADIEQALARM; this is encoded by the coding sequence ATGGAGAAGAAGGCCCTTCAGACAGCGCTGGTTCATTCCGATTACACGCCGCCTGAGGGCTTCGCAGCCTTCCCGGCAGCGATCCACCACGCTTCCACCATCCTGTTCAAGAACGTGGCCGCGCTGCGTTCCGGCGACTGGAAGGAAAAGAACGCCTATACCTACGGCCTGCACGGCACCCCAACGACCTTCACGCTCGAAGCGCGCATCGCCGAAATCGAAGGCGGCGAGCGCTGCCTGCTGGCGCCGAGCGGTCTCGCCGCCATCGCCATGATCGATTTCGCCGTGCTCAAGACCGGCGACGACATTCTTCTCCCTGACAATATCTACAATCCGAACCGGGTGCTGGGCAACTGGCTGCAGGAAGCGTTCAACATCACCGCGCGCTACTACGATCCCATGATCGGCGCAGGCATCGCGCAGATGATCCAGCCGAACACGAAGCTGATCTGGACCGAGGCGCCGGGCTCCGTGTCGATGGAAGTGCCGGACCTGCGCGCCATTTGCGCGGCGGCGAAGGAGAAGGGCGTCCTGGTCGCGCTGGACAATACCTGGTCCGCGGGCCTGGCGCTGCGTCCCTTCGAGCTGGGCGTGGACATCAGCATGCAGGCGCTCACCAAGTACCAGTCGGGCGGATCGGACGTGCTGATGGGCGCAGTGATCACGCGCGACCGCGAGCTGCACGAGAAAATCGCCAACTCGCATATGCGCCTCGGCCTGGGCGTGGGCGCGGACGATGCTTACCTTGTAATGCGCGGCCTGCCCACCATGAAGCTGCGTTTCGAAGCCCACGACGCGGGCGCGCTGAAAGTGGCCGCCTGGCTGAAACAACGCCCGGAAATCTCGCGCATGCTGCACCCGGCCTTCGAGGACTGCCCCGGCCACGAGGTCTGGAAGCGCGATTTCACGGGCGCGGGCGGCCTGTTCTCGGTGCTCTTCGACGCCCGATTCAGCGAGGAGCAGACCGACCGCTTCGTCGATTCCCTCAGGCTCTTCAAGATCGGCTACAGCTGGGGCGGTGCGAACAGCCTGTGCATCCCTTACCGCATCCAGGCCATGCGCCGCAACTGGCAGGACGGCGGCACGCTGGTCCGCTTCTACATCGGCCTGGAAGATCCGGCGGACCTGATCGCGGATATCGAACAGGCCCTGGCGCGGATGTAA
- a CDS encoding DUF4870 family protein, with the protein MAQELILDAQTDSAKNWAFWLYVAHAVSFFFSLGAFSIIPLLFNYSKRDGTRGTFIESHHSWMIRSFWWYVLWVVVGAALFVTFFGIPAAIVVWGVAWIWKAYRLIRGWVTLNQNQPI; encoded by the coding sequence CAGGAACTGATTCTCGATGCACAAACCGATTCGGCCAAGAACTGGGCGTTCTGGCTCTACGTTGCCCACGCGGTGAGTTTCTTCTTCTCGCTTGGCGCCTTCTCGATCATTCCACTGCTCTTCAACTACTCGAAGCGCGACGGCACGCGCGGCACCTTCATCGAAAGCCATCACAGCTGGATGATCCGGTCCTTCTGGTGGTATGTACTCTGGGTGGTGGTGGGCGCAGCCCTGTTCGTAACCTTCTTCGGCATTCCGGCCGCCATCGTCGTCTGGGGCGTGGCGTGGATCTGGAAGGCTTACCGGCTGATTCGCGGCTGGGTCACCCTCAACCAGAACCAGCCGATCTGA